A window of the Candidatus Omnitrophota bacterium genome harbors these coding sequences:
- a CDS encoding guanylate kinase: MKKNSGLIFVISGPSGSGKTTLLSKLINSPGLKQALKKSISFTTRPRRSKERNGRDYYFITEQQFRDRLRKKKILEWTKYLGYYYATPSGIVDKCIKDGKNIALCLDKKGAFKLKKLYPGTITIFVMPPSLVSLRQRIRGRCNKTSNKEISGRLRLAEKEMMIAKKYDFCIINKDLEQASREATGIISRLITLNNILK; encoded by the coding sequence GTGAAAAAAAACAGCGGTTTAATATTTGTTATCTCCGGGCCATCAGGCTCAGGTAAGACCACCCTTTTAAGCAAGCTTATAAATTCCCCTGGTCTTAAACAAGCACTAAAGAAGTCCATATCCTTTACAACCAGGCCAAGAAGGTCAAAAGAGAGGAATGGCAGGGATTACTATTTTATTACAGAGCAACAGTTTAGGGATAGATTGAGAAAGAAAAAAATTCTTGAATGGACCAAATATTTGGGTTATTATTACGCAACACCCAGCGGCATAGTAGATAAGTGTATTAAGGACGGTAAAAATATTGCTTTATGCCTGGATAAAAAAGGAGCTTTTAAGTTAAAAAAGCTCTATCCCGGCACAATTACTATTTTTGTCATGCCCCCGTCTTTGGTTTCTCTTAGGCAGAGGATCCGGGGGCGTTGTAATAAAACCAGTAATAAGGAGATATCGGGGCGGTTGAGGTTGGCAGAAAAAGAAATGATGATTGCCAAGAAATACGATTTTTGTATTATCAATAAGGATTTAGAACAGGCTTCCAGGGAAGCTACGGGTATAATTTCAAGATTGAT